Genomic segment of Corynebacterium appendicis CIP 107643:
GTCGACGACGTACGGGTTCGGGCCGTAGTCGTTGCCCTTCTGTGCAGTCATTGTGGCCTCCTTGCCGTGGGGATCCTTCACCTCCCAGCTTACGCTGAATTCTGGTGGCCGGTTCCCAGTTGATAACCCAGCTTTGGGTGCATGGGCGGGGTACAGTGACGGCCATGACCACTGGTGAGTCCGATTTTCCCGGGGCCGACGACATCCCGGAACGAATAACGTCCAACGACGCGCGCCTGTCGCACTTCGTCGAGGCGAATGACCGCTGGGAGGAAATTCCCGAGCGTCTCGCCGAAGACTGGGATTCGATGGCGCAGCTCATCGCGTACTACGAGTCTGTGTGGCGCGACGACGTCCGCGATTTCCCCGAGGCGCAGTACGGCGTGCTCTCCGAGGACGGCGTGTGGAACGAGATGGGGCGTTTCTACCAGTCGATGAAGGAGATCGCTGAGACCGCGACGCGCGTCGTGCGCGAATACGAGCGTGACAATGATCCCGAGGTCGACCCGGGCACCGCGCCGACGGACGAGGAGACCGCCGACGAGCAGTAGCGCAGCTGCGCTTTCCGCTTATCGACGCCCCGTTCCGCGCCCTTTTACCTAGTCCAGCGTGGTTAGCTCGTTTCGGTGCGCGGGGGGAAGAATGAACCGGAACGGAACTCTCACAGGTCGTGGGCTAGTCGGCGCGGCGGTGACGCCCGGTGTACTCCTGCGGCGACACATCGTCTTTGGAGTGCTTCGGCCCGTGCGAAGCACGGCGCGCCCGGCGGAGACGGACCTTCTCCACTTCGGTGAGGTAGGTCTCGCTAGCCGCGGTGTCGCCGTTTCCGCTATGCGACGGGTTGAAGTCCACGAAGGCTGGGAAGTACTGCGTGGGCGCGTCCTGGGCGGAGTCCGCGGAGTGGGCGGGCGACGCCGGTTCTTCCTGCTGCTCGAACGGCTCTGCTGCAGTGTCGACGGGTGCTGCGGTCTCGGCAGGCTCCGCTGGGTGCAAAGGTGCAATGGTTCGCGCGCCAGGGCGGGGGTGGACCCAGTCGTCGGGGTCGATGGCGGCGGACAGATTGACGGTGACGACGAGTGAGCCGTCGCCGAATTCGTAGACCTCGGCGGACGGGATATCGATCTCCGGGCCGGCGGGGAGAGGCAGCAGCGGG
This window contains:
- a CDS encoding DUF4298 domain-containing protein; amino-acid sequence: MTTGESDFPGADDIPERITSNDARLSHFVEANDRWEEIPERLAEDWDSMAQLIAYYESVWRDDVRDFPEAQYGVLSEDGVWNEMGRFYQSMKEIAETATRVVREYERDNDPEVDPGTAPTDEETADEQ